A single Brassica rapa cultivar Chiifu-401-42 chromosome A04, CAAS_Brap_v3.01, whole genome shotgun sequence DNA region contains:
- the LOC103863599 gene encoding cytochrome P450 83A1 has translation MEDIIIGVVALAAVLLFFLSQKSKTKRYKLPPGPRGLPVIGNLHQLSQVNPQRFFYGWAKKYGPIFSYKIGSQTMVVISSAELTKELLKTQDANFANRPQHRGHEFITYGRSDMAMNHYTPYYREMRKMGMNHLFSPTRVATFKHVREEEARTMMAKVEKAAERAEPVDISELMLTFTNSVVCRQAFGKKYNEDGEEMKRFIKILYGTQSVLGKIFFSDFFPFFGFLDDWTGLTAYMKECFERQDTYIQEIIDETLDPNRAKPETESMIDLLMEIYKDQPFASKFTIENVKGVILNIVVAGTDTAAAAVVWGMTYLMKYPQVMKKAQAEVREYAREKGSTFITEDDVKNLPYFRALVKETLRIEPVIPLLIPRACIQDTKIAGYDIPAGTTVNVNAWAVSRDEKEWGPNPDEFKPERFLEKDVDFKGTDYEFIPFGSGRRMCPGMRLGAAMLEVPFANLLLNFNFKLPNGIKPEEINMDVMTGLAMHKSDHLKLVPEKVSK, from the exons CCAGCTTAGCCAGGTTAACCCACAGCGTTTCTTCTATGGATGGGCCAAAAAATACGGTCCAATCTTTTCATACAAGATAGGAAGTCAAACAATGGTGGTGATATCATCAGCTGAGCTAACCAAAGAGCTTCTCAAGACGCAAGATGCCAACTTCGCGAACCGGCCTCAGCACCGTGGTCACGAGTTCATAACCTACGGCCGAAGTGACATGGCAATGAACCACTACACACCGTATTACCGGGAGATGAGGAAGATGGGAATGAACCACTTGTTCTCACCCACACGTGTGGCCACCTTCAAGCACGTGCGGGAGGAGGAGGCTAGGACGATGATGGCTAAGGTCGAAAAGGCTGCCGAGAGAGCCGAACCTGTCGATATAAGCGAGCTTATGTTGACCTTCACGAACTCGGTTGTGTGCAGGCAAGCGTTCGGGAAGAAGTACAATGAAGATGGGGAAGAGATGAAGAGATTCATCAAAATTCTCTATGGCACTCAAAGCGTTTTGGGGAAGATTTTTTTCTCCGATTTTTTTCCGTTTTTCGGATTTCTAGATGATTGGACAGGTCTCACGGCTTATATGAAGGAGTGTTTTGAAAGACAAGACACTTATATACAGGAGATTATTGATGAGACACTTGACCCCAACAGGGCCAAGCCAGAAACTGAGAGCATGATCGATCTCTTGATGGAGATCTACAAAGATCAACCTTTCGCCTCCAAGTTCACTATAGAGAATGTCAAAGGCGTGATTTTG AATATAGTGGTTGCGGGAACTGACACGGCGGCTGCGGCGGTTGTATGGGGAATGACGTATTTGATGAAGTATCCTCAAGTGATGAAGAAAGCTCAGGCAGAAGTGAGAGAGTATGCAAGAGAGAAAGGTTCAACGTTCATTACTGAAGACGACGTGAAGAACCTTCCTTACTTCAGAGCCTTAGTTAAAGAAACCTTAAGGATCGAACCTGTGATTCCTCTCCTTATCCCTCGTGCTTGCATTCAAGACACCAAGATCGCTGGTTACGACATCCCTGCGGGGACTACTGTCAACGTCAACGCATGGGCCGTGTCCCGCGACGAGAAGGAGTGGGGCCCTAACCCTGACGAGTTCAAACCAGAGAGGTTTCTTGAGAAGGACGTTGACTTCAAAGGCACGGACTATGAGTTTATACCGTTCGGATCAGGCCGGAGAATGTGCCCTGGAATGCGGCTTGGTGCGGCGATGCTTGAGGTTCCTTTCGCGAACCTTCTCCTCAACTTCAACTTCAAACTTCCCAACGGAATAAAACCAGAAGAGATCAACATGGATGTCATGACTGGTCTTGCTATGCACAAGTCGGATCATCTCAAGCTTGTTCCCGAGAAAGTGAGCAAGTAA
- the LOC103863601 gene encoding TBC1 domain family member 13, whose product MAKKGVPEWLNSSLWSSSPSPIPDDRPLRPPPAAATTVPPSPPIVERPSPSPSAISTAPAPIRPPSKSETNDLQNGSGVDGPGSVTPAAEDVSRKTQVVAELSKKVIDLKELRKIASQGLPDDAGIRSLVWKLLLGYLSPDRSLWSSELAKKRSQYKQFKEELLMNPSEVTRKMEKSKGGDSNDPKIEGPGALSRSEITHEDHPLSLGTTSLWNNFFKDTEVLEQIDRDVMRTHPDMHFFSGDSPVAKSNQDALKNVLTIFAKLNPGIRYVQGMNEILAPIFYIFKNDPDKGNAAYAEADAFFCFVELMSGFRDNFCQQLDNSVVGIRYTITRLSMLLKHHDEELWRHLEVTTKINPQFYAFRWITLLLTQEFNFVESLHIWDTLLSDPEGPQETLLRVCCAMLILVRRRLLAGDFTSNLKLLQNYPPTNISHMLYVADKLRSK is encoded by the exons ATGGCGAAGAAAGGTGTCCCCGAGTGGCTCAACAGTTCGCTCTGGTCCTCCTCTCCTTCTCCCATCCCCGACGATCGCCCTCTCCGCCCTCCTCCCGCCGCTGCCACCACCGTCCCTCCATCTCCTCCGATCGTCGAGCGTCCGTCTCCTTCTCCCTCCGCGATTTCCACCGCACCAGCTCCGATTCGTCCTCCTTCCAAATCTGAGACCAACGATTTGCAGAATGGGAGCGGGGTAGATGGACCTGGAAGCGTAACTCCCGCGGCTGAGGATGTTTCCCGGAAGACGCAGGTCGTCGCTGAG TTGTCGAAGAAGGTGATAGACTTAAAGGAATTGAGGAAAATCGCTTCACAAGGTCTACCTGATGATGCTGGCATTCGCTCCCTCGTCTGGAAG CTTTTACTGGGCTATCTTTCACCTGATCGTTCCCTGTGGTCTTCTGAGTTAGCTAAGAAAAGGTCTCAGTACAAGCAATTCAAAGAGGAGCTTCTTATGAATCCC TCTGAAGTAACTAGGAAGATGGAGAAATCAAAGGGTGGCGATAGTAATGATCCCAAAATCGAAGGCCCTGGTGCCCTTTCAAGGTCAGAGATAACTCATGAGGATCATCCCTTAAGTCTTGGAACAACAAGCTTATGGAACAACTTTTTCAAG GACACGGAAGTCTTGGAACAGATCGACCGTGATGTGATGCGTACGCATCCAGACATGCACTTTTTCTCTGGAGATTCCCCGGTAGCAAAATCTAATCAG GATGCTTTGAAGAACGTGTTGACTATCTTTGCAAAGTTGAATCCTGGCATCAGATATGTACAAGGGATGAATGAGATATTGGCACCTATCTTCTACATCTTTAAAAATGACCCAGATAAAGGAAATGCA GCGTATGCTGAAGCAGATGCATTTTTCTGTTTTGTTGAATTGATGAGTGGGTTTCGAGATAATTTCTGTCAGCAACTTGATAACAGTGTGGTGGGTATACGTTACACTATAACAAGGCTGTCCATGCTCTTAAAGCATCATGATGAAGAACTTTGGCGTCACCTAGAAGTCACAACTAAA ATAAACCCACAATTCTATGCGTTCAGATGGATCACACTCCTCTTAACTCAAGAGTTCAACTTCGTGGAAAGCCTTCACATCTGGGACACACTCTTAAGCGACCCCGAAGGTCCACAG GAGACGCTACTTCGAGTATGTTGTGCAATGTTGATATTAGTACGACGGCGTCTGCTAGCTGGTGATTTCACGTCGAACCTCAAACTTCTTCAAAACTATCCTCCTACAAACATCAGCCATATGCTCTATGTCGCAGATAAATTGCgctctaaataa
- the LOC103863604 gene encoding inosine triphosphate pyrophosphatase — protein MAAAAAAKAAVVLPRPVTFVTGNAKKLEEVKAIIGSSIPFKSLKLDLPELQGEPEDISKEKARLAALQVNGPVLVEDTCLCFNALKGLPGPYIKWFLEKLGHEGLNNLLMAYEDKSAYALCAFSFSHGPGAEPLTFLGKTPGKIVPARGPTDFGWDPVFQPDGYDQTYAEMAKEEKNKISHRYKSLAMVKSHFKEAGYVFQTTDDDTN, from the exons atggcggcggcggcggcggcgaaAGCAGCGGTGGTATTGCCACGTCCGGTGACGTTTGTGACGGGAAATGCGAAGAAGCTCGAAGAGGTCAAAGCTATCATCGGGAGTTCCATTCCTTTCAAGTCTCTCAAACTCGACC TGCCTGAGCTTCAAGGAGAGCCTGAGGATATCTCCAAAGAGAAAGCTCGTTTGGCTGCTCTTCAG GTAAATGGGCCAGTGCTAGTGGAGGATACATGCCTCTGTTTCAATGCTTTGAAGGGTCTTCCTG GGCCTTACAT cAAGTGGTTTCTTGAGAAGCTTGGCCATGAAG GTTTGAACAACTTACTGATGGCCTATGAAGATAAATCAGCTTATGCATTGTGTGCATTCTCTTTCTCGCATGGTCCAGGTGCTGAACCTCTTACATTTTTGGGGAAAACTCCG GGTAAGATAGTTCCAGCAAGAGGACCAACTGATTTCGGGTGGGATCCAGTGTTTCAACCTGATGGATATGACCAAAC TTATGCAGAAATGGCAAAGGAAGAAAAGAACAAGATATCCCATCGGTACAAGTCTTTAGCAATGGTGAAATCTCACTTTAAGGAGGCTGGCTACGTGTTCCAGACAACAGATGATGATACCAATTAA
- the LOC103863605 gene encoding probable pectate lyase 15 has protein sequence MASSSQKVTSVCLTVLVLLALSATILRKIEIPSSRKVKTEELQSSKNTSTMAANRLEGVELNEQHAVDDPDKVADEVSTLVQMSEHNITARRKLGFFSCGTGNPIDDCWRCDRNWHKNRKRLADCGIGFGRNAVGGRDGRFYVVTDPTDEDVINPKPGTLRHAVIQDEPLWIVFKRDMVIELKQELIMNSFKTIDGRGANVHIANGACITLQFITNVIIHGVHIHDCKPTGNAMVRSSPSHFGWRTMADGDAVSIFQSSHIWIDHNSLSHCADGLVDAVMGSTAITVSNNHFTHHNEVMLLGHSDSYTIDKLMQVTIAYNHFGEGLVQRMPRCRHGYFHVVNNDYTHWEMYAIGGSADPTINSQGNRYAAPKNPFAKEVTKRVETDASEWQKWNWRSEGDLLLNGAFFKASGAEASASYGRASSLAAKPSSMVHTITSTAGALGCRRGRPC, from the exons ATGGCGTCGTCGTCTCAGAAAGTGACCTCTGTTTGTTTGACCGTCCTCGTCCTCTTAGCTCTCAGTGCAACGATTCTCCGGAAAATTGAAATCCCTAGCTCCAG GAAGGTGAAAACAGAGGAGTTGCAGAGCTCAAAAAACACCTCAACAATGGCGGCGAACAG GCTTGAAGGTGTGGAGTTGAATGAACAGCACGCGGTTGATGATCCAGATAAAGTTGCTGATGAAGTCTCTACCCTTGTTCAGAT GAGCGAACATAACATCACAGCAAGGAGGAAGCTTGGATTTTTCTCATGTGGAACCGGTAACCCGATCGATGACTGTTGGCGTTGTGACCGTAACTGGCATAAGAACCGCAAACGCCTGGCCGATTGTGGGATCGGTTTTGGACGCAACGCTGTTGGTGGTCGTGATGGACGCTTCTACGTTGTCACTGACCCCACTGATGAAGACGTTATTAACCCCAAACCAGGAACTCTTCGCCACGCGGTTATCCAAGATGAGCCTCTATGGATTGTGTTCAAGAGAGATATGGTGATAGAGCTGAAACAAGAGCTGATTATGAACAGTTTCAAGACCATTGATGGTCGTGGTGCTAATGTCCATATAGCTAACGGTGCTTGCATCACCCTCCAGTTTATCACCAACGTCATCATCCATGGTGTTCACATTCATGATTGCAAGCCTACTGGAAACGCCATGGTTAGAAGCTCGCCATCTCATTTTGGCTGGAGGACAATGGCTGATGGTGATGCAGTCTCTATCTTTCAGTCATCTCATATCTGGATTGATcataactctctctctcactgtGCTGATGGCCTTGTGGATGCTGTCATGGGTTCTACTGCTATTACCGTTTCCAATAATCACTTTACACACCACAATGAGGTCATGTTGCTCGGCCACAGTGATTCCTACACAATAGACAAGCTGATGCAAGTGACCATTGCTTACAACCATTTTGGAGAAGGATTGGTTCAGAGAATGCCAAG GTGCAGACATGGGTATTTCCATGTGGTCAACAACGACTACACACACTGGGAGATGTACGCAATTGGTGGGAGTGCAGATCCAACCATAAACAGTCAAGGAAACAGATATGCTGCTCCTAAGAACCCTTTCGCCAAAGAG GTGACGAAAAGAGTAGAGACAGATGCAAGTGAATGGCAGAAGTGGAATTGGAGATCAGAAGGAGATCTGCTACTGAATGGAGCATTCTTCAAGGCATCAGGAGCAGAAGCCTCAGCTAGCTATGGACGAGCCTCAAGCTTAGCAGCTAAACCATCATCAATGGTCCACACCATAACCTCTACTGCAGGAGCACTAGGTTGCCGCAGAGGCAGACCTTGTTAG